The following proteins come from a genomic window of Sorex araneus isolate mSorAra2 chromosome 1, mSorAra2.pri, whole genome shotgun sequence:
- the THAP5 gene encoding THAP domain-containing protein 5 isoform X1 codes for MPRYCAAVSCKNRRGRNNTDRKLSFYPFPLHDKERLKKWLRNMKRDSWVPSKYQFLCSDHFTPDSLDIRWGIRYLKQTAVPTIFSLPEDNQEKDPSGRSPREKLENEKEICLRAKSEESFASDEPKKKTGNTGIPPEAAKLNDASFLVKPPPQKSGSIQNNLLTLVEQDTRKPDSVMETSNKQDIGKDSFHTSFENLNSTTITLTTSNLEDIQQPLETQEVVEITTNHLSNSNFTNSFMEIKSAQDNPFLISTITQTVEELNTNKDSFIVIFIPTENSEPTINSVVPSPKETMEMEDTDSEDSACEDIDYKTEVLQIEHSYCRKDINKEHLWQKLSKLHSKINLLELQEQQTLGRLKSLEALIRQLKQENRLSEENVNIIENHFSTYEVTIL; via the exons ATGCCCCGCTATTGCGCGGCGGTGAGTTGCAAGAACCGTCGAGGACGGAACAATACCGACCGGAAGCTGAGTTTTTACCC gtttCCTCTCCATGACAAAGAAAGACTTAAAAAATGGTTAAGGAATATGAAACGTGATTCCTGGGTTCCGAGTAAATACCAGTTCCTTTGCAGTGACCATTTCACTCCTGATTCTCTTGATATTAGATGGGGTATTCGATATCTGAAACAAACTGCAGTTCCAACAATATTTTCTTTGCCTGAGGACAACCAG GAGAAAGACCCTTCAGGAAGATCTCCAAGGGAAAAGttggaaaatgagaaagaaatatgcCTAAGAGCCAAGTCTGAGGAATCCTTTGCATCAGATgagccaaagaaaaaaacaggtaaCACAGGTATTCCTCCTGAAGCTGCAAAATTAAATGATGCATCTTTTTTGGTGAAGCCACCACCTCAAAAATCAGGAAGTATACAAAATAATCTATTAACTCTAGTTGAACAAGATACCAGAAAGCCAGATTCTGTCATGGAAACATCAAATAAGCAAGACATTGGTAAAGATAGTTTTCACACATCTTTTGAGAATCTAAATTCTACGACTATTACTTTGACAACTTCAAATTTAGAAGATATTCAACAGCCACTGGAAACTCAAGAAGTTGTTGAAATAACTACTAATCATCTTTCTAATTCAAATTTTACAAATAGTTTCATGGAAATTAAGTCAGCACAGGATAATCCATTCTTAATCAGCACAATTACTCAAACTGTTGAAGAGTTAAATACGAATAAAGACTctttcattgtgatttttataCCCACAGAAAATTCAGAACCAACAATTAACTCTGTTGTGCCTTCCCCAAAAGAAACTATGGAAATGGAAGACACAGACAGTGAAGACTCCGCATGTGAGGACATAGACTACAAGACAGAAGTTTTACAAATTGAACATTCTTATTGCAGAAAAGACATAAATAAGGAGCATCTTTGGCAGAAACTTTCTAAACTGCATTCAAAGATAAATCTTCTTGAGCTCCAAGAGCAGCAAACTCTAGGAAGATTAAAATCTTTAGAAGCTCTAATAAGGCAGCTAAAACAGGAAAATCGACTATCTGAAGAAAATGTCAACATTATAGAAAACCATTTCTCAACATATGAAGTTACTATattgtaa
- the DNAJB9 gene encoding dnaJ homolog subfamily B member 9 yields the protein MATPQSVFIFAICILMITELILASKSYYDILGVPKSASERQIKKAFHKLAMKYHPDKNKSPDAEAKFREIAEAYETLSDASSRKEYDTLGHSTFTNGRGQRGSGSSFEQSFNFNFDDLFKDFDIFGQNQNTRSKKNFENHFQTHQDGSNRQRHHFQDFSFGGGLFDDMFEDMEKMFSFNGFDNANRHTVQTENRFHGSSKHCRTVTQRIGNMVTTYTECSGQ from the exons ATGGCTACTCCCCAGTCAGTTTTTATCTTCGCGATCTGCATTTTAATGATAACAGAATTAATTTTGGCCTCAAAAAGTTACTATGATATCTTAGGTGTGCCAAAATCAGCATCAGAGCGTCAAATTAAGAAGGCCTTTCATAAATTGGCTATGAAGTACCATCCTGACAAAAATAAGAGCCCTGATGCTGAAGCAAAATTCAGAGAGATTGCAGAAG cttATGAAACACTCTCCGATGCCAGTAGTCGAAAGGAATATGATACACTTGGACATAGTACTTTTACTAATGGCCGAGGACAAAGAGGTAGTGGAAGTTCTTTTGAGCAGTCATTTAACTTCAATTTTGATGACTTATTTAAAGACTTTGATATTTTTGGACAAAACCAAAACACTCGTTCCAAGAAGAATTTTGAAAATCACTTCCAGACACACCAGGATGGTTCCAATAGACAAAGGCATCATTTTCAGGACTTTTCTTTTGGAGGCGGACTGTTTGATGATATGTTTGAAGATAtggagaaaatgttttcttttaatggcTTTGACAACGCCAATCGGCACACAGTACAGACTGAAAATAGATTCCATGGATCTAGcaagcactgtaggactgtcactCAAAGAATAGGAAATATGGTTACTACATACACTGAATGTTCAGGACAGTAG
- the THAP5 gene encoding THAP domain-containing protein 5 isoform X2 translates to MPRYCAAVSCKNRRGRNNTDRKLSFYPWGIRYLKQTAVPTIFSLPEDNQEKDPSGRSPREKLENEKEICLRAKSEESFASDEPKKKTGNTGIPPEAAKLNDASFLVKPPPQKSGSIQNNLLTLVEQDTRKPDSVMETSNKQDIGKDSFHTSFENLNSTTITLTTSNLEDIQQPLETQEVVEITTNHLSNSNFTNSFMEIKSAQDNPFLISTITQTVEELNTNKDSFIVIFIPTENSEPTINSVVPSPKETMEMEDTDSEDSACEDIDYKTEVLQIEHSYCRKDINKEHLWQKLSKLHSKINLLELQEQQTLGRLKSLEALIRQLKQENRLSEENVNIIENHFSTYEVTIL, encoded by the exons ATGCCCCGCTATTGCGCGGCGGTGAGTTGCAAGAACCGTCGAGGACGGAACAATACCGACCGGAAGCTGAGTTTTTACCC ATGGGGTATTCGATATCTGAAACAAACTGCAGTTCCAACAATATTTTCTTTGCCTGAGGACAACCAG GAGAAAGACCCTTCAGGAAGATCTCCAAGGGAAAAGttggaaaatgagaaagaaatatgcCTAAGAGCCAAGTCTGAGGAATCCTTTGCATCAGATgagccaaagaaaaaaacaggtaaCACAGGTATTCCTCCTGAAGCTGCAAAATTAAATGATGCATCTTTTTTGGTGAAGCCACCACCTCAAAAATCAGGAAGTATACAAAATAATCTATTAACTCTAGTTGAACAAGATACCAGAAAGCCAGATTCTGTCATGGAAACATCAAATAAGCAAGACATTGGTAAAGATAGTTTTCACACATCTTTTGAGAATCTAAATTCTACGACTATTACTTTGACAACTTCAAATTTAGAAGATATTCAACAGCCACTGGAAACTCAAGAAGTTGTTGAAATAACTACTAATCATCTTTCTAATTCAAATTTTACAAATAGTTTCATGGAAATTAAGTCAGCACAGGATAATCCATTCTTAATCAGCACAATTACTCAAACTGTTGAAGAGTTAAATACGAATAAAGACTctttcattgtgatttttataCCCACAGAAAATTCAGAACCAACAATTAACTCTGTTGTGCCTTCCCCAAAAGAAACTATGGAAATGGAAGACACAGACAGTGAAGACTCCGCATGTGAGGACATAGACTACAAGACAGAAGTTTTACAAATTGAACATTCTTATTGCAGAAAAGACATAAATAAGGAGCATCTTTGGCAGAAACTTTCTAAACTGCATTCAAAGATAAATCTTCTTGAGCTCCAAGAGCAGCAAACTCTAGGAAGATTAAAATCTTTAGAAGCTCTAATAAGGCAGCTAAAACAGGAAAATCGACTATCTGAAGAAAATGTCAACATTATAGAAAACCATTTCTCAACATATGAAGTTACTATattgtaa